A region from the Vicia villosa cultivar HV-30 ecotype Madison, WI linkage group LG3, Vvil1.0, whole genome shotgun sequence genome encodes:
- the LOC131659079 gene encoding uncharacterized protein LOC131659079: MDCTPAQKVRYGTHMLAKEVDDWWLETLSRLEFSGEEVTWNVFRREFLRKYYPEDVRSKKEIEFLELTQGNKSVTEYAAKFTELIKFYPHFDGEGAEFSKCIKFKNGLRSEIKKAIGYQKIHLFPDLVDSCRIFEEDSNAHHKMVSDRRGKNQQSRGKPYDAGKGKQRVTHGQRSSGGDDPARIVCFKCGQPGHKSNACTTDARKCFRCGKMGHAMSDCKHKDMVCFTCGEEGHIGSQCPKKKAQSGGKVFALAGTPTASGDRLIRGICFINSTPLITIINTGSTHYFIASDCVKRLGLMLSSMNGEMVVDLPAKGSSLRFSSPEEEGVGLLTGKKLRKLLQDEAQVFSLMESLSFENQVRIDELKVVREFPDVFLDEIPDVTPRREVEFAIDLVPVSFLGHVIYGHGIAVDPSKVDVVLQREAPKSATEIRSFLGLAESFNELKKRLTSAPVLTMPNLGEPFVVYCDACLIGLGGVLMQNGKVVAYASRQLRTHEKNYATHDLELDAVSVMLGMLKINNDFLDNIKEAQKLDVKLVDLMVGTDQLENDDFQLDARGVLRFRDCICIPNDEEIKKKSKIKHQKPTGLMQPLEVPEWK, from the exons atggattgcactcctgcTCAGAAGGTCAGATATGGCACTCATATGCTGGCTAAGGAGGTTGATGATTGGTGGTTGGAGACGCTTTCTAGGTTGGAGTTTTCAGGCGAGGAAGTCACTTGGAATGTGTTCCGTAGGGAGTTTCTGAGGAAGTactatcctgaagatgttcggagTAAGAAAGAGATAGAATTCCTAGAGTTGACGCAAGGGAACAAGTCCGTGaccgagtatgctgccaagttcacTGAGTTGATTAAGTTTTATCCTCACTTTGATGGCGAAGGTgctgaattttctaagtgcatcaaGTTTAAGAATGGGTTACGCTCGGAGATCAAGAAGGCTATTGGGTACCAAAAGATCCATTTGTTTCCTGATTTGGTTGACAGTTGTAGGATCTTTGAGGAAGATAGTAATGCTCATCACAAGATGGTTAGTGATAGAAGgggcaagaatcaacaaagtCGTGGGAAACCATATGATGCTGGTAAAGGGAAACAAAGAGTTACTCATGGTCAGAGGTCTAGTGGGGGAGATGATCCTGCTAGGAttgtatgcttcaagtgtggtcaaCCTGGTCATAAGAGCAATGCTTGTACTACTGATGCGAGGAAGTGTTTCAGATGTGGTAAGATGGGACATGCAATGTCTGATTGCAAGCATAAGGACATGGTATGTTTCACGTGTGGCGAAGAGGGACACATTGGTAGCCAGTGTCCAAAGAAGAAGGCACAATCCGGTGGAAAGGTGTTTGCTTTAGCTGGGACTCCTACAGCTAGTGGAGACCGACTCATCAGAGgtatatgtttcattaatagtaCTCCTTTAATCACTATTATTAATACTGGTTCTACTCATTATTTTATTGCTTCTGACTGTGTTAAAAGATTGGGTCTTATGTTGTCTTCCATGAATGGAGAGATGGTAGTCGATCTTCCAGCTAAgggatcg TCTTtaaggttttcttctcctgaagaaGAAGGAGTTGGCTTGTTAACTGGTAAGAAGTTGAGGAAATTGTTGCAAGACGAAGCACAGGTGTTCTCGTTGATGGAGTCATTGTCTTTTGAGAATCAAGTTAGAATTGACGAGTTAAAGGTGGTGCGAGAATTTCCTGATGTGTTtcttgatgaaattcctgatgtaacTCCGAGAAGAGAAGTTGAGTTtgcgattgatcttgtacctg ttagtttccttggtcatgtcaTTTATGGTCATGGAATTgccgtggatccttctaaagttgatgTTGTGTTACAACGAGAAGCTCCGAAATCAGCTACTGAGATTAGAAGCTTCTTGGGTTTAGCCG AAAGTTTcaatgagttgaagaagaggttaacGTCGGCTCCAGTTTTGACTATGCCTAATCTGGGAGAGCCTTttgttgtgtactgtgatgcttgtcTGATAGGGTTAGGTGGTGTGCTTATGCAGAATGGTAAAGTGGTGGCTTATGCGTCTAGACAGTTGAGAACTCATGAAAAGAATTATGCTACGCATGATCTAGAGTTGGATGCAGTG AGTGTTATGTTGGGAATGTTAAAGATTAACAACGACTTTCTGGACAATATTAAAGAGGCTCAGAAGCTAGATGTGAAGTTGGTGGATTTGATGGTAGGAACCGATCAACTTGAGAATGATGATTTCCAGTTAGATGCGCGTGGTGTGTTGAGATTTCGAGATTGTATATGCATTCCTAATGATGAAGAGATTAAGAAA aagtcaaagatcaaGCATCAAAAGCCTAcagggttgatgcaaccgttagaagttccagaatggaaatgA